The genomic stretch CGGGTCGATGCGGAACTCGATGCGCAGGGATTCCTCGACGACCGTGTCGGGCTCCAGTTCCAGCGCGTGGCGTTCCGTCCACAGCTCGAAGGCCGGCATCATCTGGAACAGCGTCTCGCGCAGGGCATCGAGCCCCTGCCCTTCCTTGGCGCTGGTCTTCAGCACCGGCAGCCCGAACTCGGCCAGTTCGTCCTCGACCATGCTGGCGATGTCCGCGTCGACCAGTTCCACCTTGTTCAGCGCGACCAGGGCCACGTTCTCCAGCAGCGTCGGATCGTAGGCCGACAGCTCGGCCTGGAGGGCCCGCAGCTCCTCCACGGGGTTGCGGGTCACGTCCAGCACGTACACCAGCAGGCGCGTGCGGGAAATATGCCGCAGGAACTCCAGGCCCAGGCCCTTGCCCTCGCTGGCCCCCTCGATGATCCCGGGGATGTCGGCCATCGTGAAGCGCTCGTCGCGGTTCTCGCGGGCCACCACGCCCAGGATGGGCGAGAGCGTGGTGAAGGGGTAGTCCGCGATCATGGGATTGGCCCGCGACAGCGCCGCCAGCAGCGAACTCTTCCCGGCGTTCGGGTAGCCGACCAGGCCCACGTCGGCGATGAGTCGCAGTTCCAGCCGCACGCGGCGCTTCTGGCCAGGCACACCCAGCTCGGCAAAGCGTGGAGCCTGTCGCGTGGAACTCGTAAACGTGCTGTTGCCGCGTCCGCCTGCCCCGCCCCGCGCGATGATCTTTTCCTGCCCCACCGCGACCAGATCGGCCAGCACCCGGCCGCTGTCCTCGTCGAAGGCCGTGGTGCCCACCGGCACGTCGATAAACACGTCCTCGCCGTCTGCCCCCTGGCGCAATCTTCCCTCGCCGTACGCGCCGTTGGGGGCCTTGAACTTGCGGCGGCCCAGCAGCCGCTCCAGCGACTCCACGCCCTCGATCGCCCGCAGGATGATGTCGCCGCCCTTGCCGCCGTGCCCGCCGTCCGGGCCGCCCTTCTCCATGTACTTCGCCCGGTGGAAGCTCATGCTGCCGTCGCCGCCATTGCCGGCGTTCACCTCGATATTCAGTACGTCACGAAACGCCATGGTTCTACCTCTGTGTTGTGCTGCTCATGTTAGATCTGCCGGAAAAGACCGCGTGGCCGGCGGGAAACAGAAAAAACGCCCTGCCCTTCTCGCGGGCAGGGCCTGGGAACGGGCGTCCGGACTCAGTCCGCCGCGAGGTCCGTAGCGGGCACTTCGACGCTGATGAAGCGGCCGGTGCGGCCACGGTTGGTGAACACGACCTTGCCGGCTTCCAGCGCGAACAGGGTGTGGTCACGGCCCATGCCGACGTTCGCGCCGGCCTTGAACTTCGTGCCGCGCTGACGCACCAGGATGTTGCCGGCCTTCACGACCTCGCCGCCGAACTTCTTGACGCCCAGCATCTTGGGCTGGCTGTCACGTCCGTTCTTGGAGGAACCTACGCCTTTCTTGTGTGCCATCTGAGTTCAGCCTCCCCTTAACCCTTGATCCCGACGATCTTCAGGGTGGTGTAGTCCTGGCGGTGGCCGGTACGGCGGCGGTACTGCACGCCGCTCTTGTACTTGCGGATGTAGATCTTGGGGCCACGGCCGTGCTGCACGACCTCGGCGTTCACGACGAAGTTGCCGACGGCGTCGCCGAACAGCGCCTGGTCACCGCCCACGAACAGGGGCTTGAGGTCGATCTTGTCGCCCGCCTCGCCCTGAAGGCTCTCGACGTGGATCACGTCGCCCTCGGAGACGCGGTACTGCTTTCCGCCGGTCTGGATGATTGCAAACATGGGTCTCTCCTGCCTTGCCACGCTCCGGAACGCTGCCAGGAGACGTAAGCCACTGAACTTCACTGCCGAAGCCCGCCGCTCGGGGCGGGTCACCAAACAGGGACTGTAGCACATCCGGGCGGCGCGGGGATGACACGGGAACACACCCGGGGCCGGAGGGAGAAACCGGACGGGCAGGGCAGTCGGCACGCACCCCGCGGAAGGGGTGGAAGGTATGCCTGATGCGTGTTCCCGTCTGTGTGGACGTGTCCTCGCGGTACACGTGGGCTCGCCGGGGCGAGTCTGGTTTCGTTGACCTCCGGGCGGCCCGTCCTGGCTGGGGAGCCGCTGCAAGGATCGAGTGTAGCAGGCTCCGGTACGCGGGGCCAGAGCCAGGCGGAACCCCGACCATCCAGCCCGCGTATCCACCCGCGTGATGCTGTCTCCTGTCCTGGCCCGCCTTCGTCCCATCTGGCGCGACGCGCTGGCGCTGCTGTACGCGATCCGCGACCGGCGCACGCCGGACCGGGCGCGGTGGCTGGCGGCGGGAGCGCTGCTGTACGCCCTGAGTCCTGTGGATCTGCTGCCCGACGCGGTGCCCCTGCTGGGCCTGGGCGACGACCTGGTGCTGGTGCCGGCGCTGCTGGCCTACGCGGCGCGGGGGCTGCCCGCCCCGGTGCTGGCGGATGCCCGGGCCCGCTCGGCGCGGCTGCAACGGCAGGTACCGTGGCTGCTGCCGGCGCTGGTCGCGCTCCTGGTGGTGGGGGCCGTGCTGGCCGTGTGGGGCCTGCTGCGGCTGGTCACCGGCTGAGGCAGGCCGGTTCACAGGCGCAGTTCACAGGGCACGCCACGTCACTCTGGAACCCGGCCCGCAGGCGCTATCCTGGGGAAGAATGATTGACGCGGCCACCACCTGGCACCAGGCCTCTGCGGCGCTCGCCAGGAGCGAGTACGACACGGCCTTCGACGTGCTGGAGCACGCCATGAACGAGGCCAGCCGGGACGTCCGTGCCCGGCTGGCCCTGTACGTGGGCAGTATGCACACCCTGTACGGCGACGCCGCCACCGACCCCCTGGGTGCGGCGTTGCAGGAAGCCCGCACCCTGAATCCCGCCCTGCGCAGCGATCCGCTGTACCAGGCGCTCTCGGCCGAACTGGACGCGCGCACCCGTGGCCCGGACGCGGCGGCCCCGCCCGCCTCGGCCGTGGCGGCGGCCGATCCCCTGGCGCGGTATCACGCCCTGTGTGCGCTGGCGCTGTCCGACCGGCACCAGGAGGCGCTGGACGTGGATCTGCCCAGCACCGAACTCCCGGAGCACCTGCGCTGGCGGCTGCGGTCGTGGCAGGCCGACGCGCAGGAGCAGCTGGGGCATACCTCTGACGCCGTGCTGCTGTACGCCGAGGCGGCCCATCTGGCCCAGGGCGTCGACCGGGCCACCATGCTCCAGGAACAGGCGGCGCTGCTGATCCAGCAGGGGCAGCCCGCGAATGCCAAGACGGTGCTGGATCAGGCCCGGCCCCTGTACCCGGTCCAGCCCGGCGAGGACGAGGCCCTGGGACTGGCGACGTGGCACTACCTGCGGGCCCAG from Deinococcus sp. AB2017081 encodes the following:
- the rplU gene encoding 50S ribosomal protein L21; its protein translation is MFAIIQTGGKQYRVSEGDVIHVESLQGEAGDKIDLKPLFVGGDQALFGDAVGNFVVNAEVVQHGRGPKIYIRKYKSGVQYRRRTGHRQDYTTLKIVGIKG
- the rpmA gene encoding 50S ribosomal protein L27 — translated: MAHKKGVGSSKNGRDSQPKMLGVKKFGGEVVKAGNILVRQRGTKFKAGANVGMGRDHTLFALEAGKVVFTNRGRTGRFISVEVPATDLAAD
- the obgE gene encoding GTPase ObgE, translated to MAFRDVLNIEVNAGNGGDGSMSFHRAKYMEKGGPDGGHGGKGGDIILRAIEGVESLERLLGRRKFKAPNGAYGEGRLRQGADGEDVFIDVPVGTTAFDEDSGRVLADLVAVGQEKIIARGGAGGRGNSTFTSSTRQAPRFAELGVPGQKRRVRLELRLIADVGLVGYPNAGKSSLLAALSRANPMIADYPFTTLSPILGVVARENRDERFTMADIPGIIEGASEGKGLGLEFLRHISRTRLLVYVLDVTRNPVEELRALQAELSAYDPTLLENVALVALNKVELVDADIASMVEDELAEFGLPVLKTSAKEGQGLDALRETLFQMMPAFELWTERHALELEPDTVVEESLRIEFRIDPAARGVGLVSDGQPERVWAVHGGGFEARITRFSRYLEDASEYLGGVFRRQGLYNALKRAGAREGDTVEIGAHRFEYFDDEDVRG
- a CDS encoding DUF1232 domain-containing protein — its product is MLSPVLARLRPIWRDALALLYAIRDRRTPDRARWLAAGALLYALSPVDLLPDAVPLLGLGDDLVLVPALLAYAARGLPAPVLADARARSARLQRQVPWLLPALVALLVVGAVLAVWGLLRLVTG